The Leptolyngbya iicbica LK region AACAGCGGCGTCATCGCCAAAATCAGCCGACCATCGGCTTGGTCGGTCAGCTGCTTGAGTTGTCGCACCGCTTCGAGATTTACTCCCACGCGATCGCCCCCTTCTTGCCGCACCGCCTCCAGTTCAGGAATGGCGGGCGACTTGAGAAACCGTCCAGCCACTTCGACCAGCGCCAAGGGCGGATACCGTTGGGGATAAGCGCGATCGCGACCCACCTGCACCGATGTCGGCGCAGTGGCAAACAAGTCGTCAGTGTTGAGCAATAGCACCACCACTTGCGAGTCAAAGGTGCCAAATTTCAGCGCGTAGGCCAACTCATTGCGCGGTCCCCAAGAATTGGCCGAAGCATTCAACACTTCGACCTGGGTGTAAGGCCCGGAGAGCGTAGCGGTGAGCTGCTGTTGCAACCGCTGCGACAAGATTTTTGACTGGTCAGTCCACCAGCCACCATTGGCAATGGAATCGCCCAAGAGCAATATCCGTAAGGTGTCTGGTGTAGGCTGGGGGGCGATCACGTCTCCCCGCATGGAATATTGGTTGATCTCAAAAACGTTGCCAAAGCGCTTGGTGCGCTGGTTGGGGGCGAGTCGATACCCGGTCTGAGTATCGGCAACGTACAGCGGGGGCTTGCCAAACCCCAAAAAGACTCGCAACGCTAGCTCGGCAGCGCCCAATATCAGGATGAGCAGCCCAGCAATAATCAACGTGAGTTTCACCGATAAGTCTCCCAGCGATGCCTTAACAGTTTAGAGGATGCCCCATCACGGCCTTCGATGCGAATGCAACAATCTATGAAGGTTACTGTGACTGTCCACCTCAAACGCTTTGAATGAACTAGCAAGGGTTAGCCTGATAGGCGTCTGGGTTACGCAAGCACATGAAGAAATCACTGTTTTTATTTAGCGCGATCGCGGTGGGCATTTTGTTTCCGCAAGGTCACCATTACGCCTATCTGATCCGCTACTTGATCATGCTGATTCTCTTCTGCTCATTGCTGGATCTGAAGATCGATGTGAAATCAGCCCTGAATCCCCGCTTGGGCACGATCATCGCCATGATGATGGCGATCGCGGGCATTACCGCCTGGGTCAGCAACTGGGTCAGCCCCGAACTGGCGCTCGCCGCCTTTATGATTGCCATGGCCCCAACCGCAGCGGCAGCGCCGGTCATGACTCGATTTTTAGACGGGCGAGTGGACTATGTGATGTCTTCGGTGATTGTCACCAATAGTTTCTCAGCGATCGCCTTGCCGTTGGTCTTGCCCTTGTTGAATCCGAATGGTCATACCAGTATTGACCTCACGGGGTTGGCGAATACTCTGACCGTGATTTTGCTGCCGTTGGGCCTCACCCAACTGATGCAAAATT contains the following coding sequences:
- a CDS encoding SGNH/GDSL hydrolase family protein, whose amino-acid sequence is MKLTLIIAGLLILILGAAELALRVFLGFGKPPLYVADTQTGYRLAPNQRTKRFGNVFEINQYSMRGDVIAPQPTPDTLRILLLGDSIANGGWWTDQSKILSQRLQQQLTATLSGPYTQVEVLNASANSWGPRNELAYALKFGTFDSQVVVLLLNTDDLFATAPTSVQVGRDRAYPQRYPPLALVEVAGRFLKSPAIPELEAVRQEGGDRVGVNLEAVRQLKQLTDQADGRLILAMTPLLREVQPPGSRDYEIVARQRVTQFAELEQIPYIDFLADFQATANPDALYRDHIHLSAQGYALVTQTLSGAVTQIMQTTTGATLRLPDTLLEDPW